Genomic DNA from Solanum dulcamara chromosome 4, daSolDulc1.2, whole genome shotgun sequence:
gaataatattttatctatttttattcaTCACAAGAGAAAAATATGTCTGAATATAGAAATCAATAACTCAATTTATCAGCATGAAATATCAAGACTAAAGAATGTTCGTTGTTGTGGtaatccaagaaaataatgctttaataaaagagaataataataataaatatcaagacTAAAGAATGTTCGTTGTTGTGGTAAACAAAGAAATTAatgttttaataaataataataataataattaaaaaaaatagcaatGCGAACATAATTAACTAGCCATTAAGGCTATTCAACAAcaaggtcaattttttttaaaacaatattattCAAACTTTAAAATTATTCAAAGATAATTAATGTTTATTAATCATAACTAGCAAAGGATATATGttataacttattttatattgttaatAAAAAGGATAAATAATAATGAATAACATGCCAACATAATTACCCGTTAAGATTATTCAACAGCAATGTCAAACCTCTATTACAGCGATATTACTCagactttgaaattattaaagTAACTAATGTTTATTAATAAAGGTGAGTAAAGAATAAAGATTATGttataacttattttatataagaattatttttgaacaactCCCCaacatactttaaaatatcatattaaggaataaaatgaaataagaaaCTTTGTTGGATTTTCATATATGAGTACAATATATTAAAATCGGTGGCTCTTAGTctataaatgaaatataaataaaataagatttaacTTATAAAATAATTGGTGACGTTTAGAACTTCTGTGAATCAGTTTTTGTTATAAGCTCAGTAGTTTATTCTAAACTATTATATCTGCACAATCTTTGTTGTTATCGTAATTTTGCGCTAAGAAATCATACGTGTGTCTGATATTCATGAGTGAtctaaaaattcattaaaatttcaTAAAAGCGACACCATTCCATACTCACATAAATCCAATCATCAAGTGTAGTTTGCAAAGCAATAAACCACTTATGAAGGATATGAATTGAATTAAGAGCTTAATTCAACCTCACTTATTTTGAACTATTGCTCTAAATTACACATCATAgaagaaacataattttatagtaCATACTCGATCAACTAATTACCTGTTATTACCTATATGAACCTAATTCATGGGATCTTCAATCATATAGGTTGGATTACCTTCCATCTAACTACACACAATTTACGTAAATAATTTCATCTAACAATATTTACTTTTTCACATTATATTTCAAATGCATGTGTCTATTTTCTGTAataccccaaaagttgaaaagtcaaaatgaaaagaaacaactcaaaaaaattattggtgCACTGATCCCACAAGTCTTTATATAGATCGTAGAAGGTTGCACGGGCCATAGGAACCAGTGTAGAAAGAAACATCAAGACTTAGGAAAAAATTTAGTCACTGATGCCTTAGAATAGATCATATACGGGCCATATAAGGTCCTATGATCCGTAAAAGAACCTCGTAGAAAGGATCTTGAGAGTTGAGacaaatcaaaatttcaaaggtCATTGTACGAGCCTACCTACGGACTGTACAAGGTCCTATGATTCGTAGGAATGCCCATGGAAGGAGATTCAGAGAGGTTAGAGTTTTGGACTTGTGCAGGATGAGAGGTTATATGGTCCGTTCAAagttctacggaccgtagagtGGATCGTAGAAAGGAAGACGAATCTTTAGGAGCTTGGGTTTTACGGACGCTTTGTACGGGTCTTCAAAGTTCTACGGGGCATATAAAGGTTACATAGACCTCATATTCAGAACTCAAAAGCTCAAGGCGATTTCCACTGATGGTTCTCTATAGGCCGTATGACCTTCTACGATCCATAAAGGCATGCCGATAGAAAAACAATGGTTAGTTATTTTCTAGGGGTGTTTTCATCAATTTCTATTCTTTTAATAATAAATCTATGTCATTTTGGACCCACTCTTAAGACTTGTCACTGCTCTTACCCTTCAACAACTACTGGTTCCCTCTCATTCGCTCAAACCCCAAAGAAGAAACTCTCTCAAGTCTTCCTCTTCAAGATAAGCTAGGATTTCAAGCTCAAGCCTCAGTTATAAGATTTTTTAGGGCTTtgattcaccaaggtatgtagaaatttcatccatggatcttcttccatccatggagtcccaaagtattTTCAACTTCTCCTCTGATATCTCTTCATAAACCCTAGGTTTtgatgattttctttttttgcatTGGGTTCAATTAATTATGCTTATATTCAATCTCAGTATTCTTATTATGCATGACTGAatcttaattacatattttaaataaattttatataaatccatgcattatgcctattttatgattatgaactatgtttatgaattatgcatgcatcacgAATTTATGCACTATGATTTCAAAGATGTTTTTATGAAAAGATCaattacaatctctatgatgaAAAAGGTTGCTCCATTGGAAAGTATGTTATTATGaaagtttttcattatttttcaatGAACGAGCTTATCATGATTTTTTAATGCTTAAATAAGTATCCTGTAGAAATATTCtgaaatcatgatttgttaaaggggttatttttatgatattcaAATATGCTATAATGAAATTACGATATGCTAATGACTATTCCGTCGAGAGTTTACCTAGTACCGAGTGGATATTGGGTTGGAGTCTCTTCCGTTAGCTGAGGTCTGGTCTCTAGTAGCAATTCCTTATCCTATAACTATGTGTCTCTGTAGGAATTTTTCACGATCCCGACCCGCGATAACTAGCACCCACTCTAATCCTCTAGTGGAAGAACCATTCTAAACAACCCAACAATAATAATCGCAAAGTATACAAAAAGCTTAAAGATGCGAAAGTAAgtttaaatcaagaataaatattgagttcccataaactcagaaaacgCCTAGTTATCAACCTAAAATATGTGGAAGTAAATACATCCTTGGAACTAAAAGTcgtccgtaccaaaactctaaccaaaTTTCAATGTAAGAAAAAAGGGAGTCACTCCTAAAAGAAGTCAAAATATTAAACTATGTTTGAACATCTGAGTTCCAAAAGAAGGACTAAGACTAATGAGGAAGTCCACGACACCATGACAGAATAGCTTACTTTTGAACTTCGAACAAGCTTTTACTCCTCTAGACAAGGTCTCTCCtcagccggctgaatatgccctgtactcaacaaaagacagagcaagaatagtatcagtacacaaaaacaacGGTATACTGGTAGAATCATGCGTTTAGCAGTAAGAGGATCATACACAAGTAAATTTCAcataataggcatatacatgtacaaaataagtcaattaatctcaagttcaactctATTCAGCAATATCGCAACTCAATATCCttcacatgctataatttcacacaagggtcctctcaaaggacctacaaacaatcaaatttGTGTCGAAaagtgacacccaatccaaatatgtgtcggaatgtgacacccaatccaaacataccacaattacaaatacattcagtatttacagtatttatatcaccaagaacaggttcattcCAAAACAggccaacaagtgatcatttcacacataatctagcatgtttccctattcatatacacacatgcatataataaagcaatttaacaagtatatgagaCACATATgagaaactagaccatcacctacctcaatttCAAGTTTCAACAACCTTATAATGCAAGAAACTTCCCTTTCCGGGTTCGTTCTTCTCTTTCTTGGTTTAGAAAacagtatatatataaaggatcaacataatggcctaactatcatgaaatataatacaattcacaccctaggccaaacctatgatcctaaccttaccctagggctatttcccacAATTAGTTTTGAGTTTctaaccctcccccaatgattaccaaccatactttctaggttctaggaatcaaagtatgaatttaccTTAAGCGTGAAAATTCGTGGAAAATTGATAGTAttcgccctaggtcgcctctcAAAGTCCTAAAAACTGATTTTACAgaaaaagatcatttttggaCTTTGTCACGACTGCCCCGCTCTGGCGGGAGTGAAACAGTGAGCTCGAAGTTTGTGCTTCAAGCCcctatttcacaacacaccctctTCCAAGGACATGCTgaaatatacccttcacgccaactTTGATTTCGAGTGGTTTACTTTCCCGAATGAAATTCTGCAAAGCCATAAATGCCCTGTGTCATCCTGGCTATCAGTCTGTCCAATAAAATTAGAGATTTAACCTCtcatcattcacatgatcacctTACACTTCACCTAACTcaaaattcgtccaagtctgtcCTAGGCTAAGTTTTTCCAAAGTTACTACTCGAAGTTTTCTGGCTCAAAATCCTTCCTCATTGGCCTATTTCAAACAACGGGAACATGTCATTACAGACTTAATCTTAATTGActttagctagtggatccacaatagcCCATGTTTATGGTTTttatcttggcaagtaggaTAATCTATTTTCAGTGTGGGAGGTATGACACCGAATTAaagctcacatgatttatgtcggtCAAtgttttctctctctatactaTGTTTCTAGTTATGATCTACATACAAGCTTTGCATTTACCATGTCTCATATgtctaatgatgttttaaaggtttttactatattttagcttggtcatttaTCACATTTTATCTCATGCATTGTTCATTCTcaatacttagtacattttatGTATTAACACATATTTCTTTGTgcctatattattataataacatAGGTTCTGACGTTCCTCGCCATAGTCATGGCTAGTGGATTGATTCTGCGATACTAGATTACTTTGGTGAGACCTCATGCTTCAAGGGAACAACCACATTATAAGCCTTTTAATGTCTTTCTTTACAAACTTATTTTTGTTATAGTTTATTTTGCTGAGCTAGAGTTTGTCCTTTGCCTCATATATGACAGTAGAGATTATGTCACACTAGGATGTATTTTTCGCATTATCAGATGTTATGCTTAGATTCTCGTTTTATTGACGTTTCTATTTTAAACCTATCTTCCGCATTTTAAGTTACCTTGATCTTTTTGTGTCGCGACCCAAGTTagaccctagacgtgacacgatgattaTAATTTCGGGGACTCaaaccaaacctcttagcatacatagcaaGACATACAAAGTATGAAATCGAAAGTAAATTTTAAATGTGGAAGATAGTCTTAATACACAAAATCTCGATaaaagagaattcaaaatataataatcaaaatgaacttaGAACATGCTTTTATGGTCCAACAATGCCTCTAGTGGACTTAGACAGGGGTGTAGGATAAATCCTAACTCAcccaaaatataataaagtgaAGGAGTCTAAACATGAAGAAATAGCATAGCGGAATCAccctcgaatcatgaggactcaccaaaacagCAAACTCCAAATGAAAATTGGAACTAGCCGCGTGGATGGACGGGAATGTCGTgatctatattataaaataaagagactaaagtatatgttagtacataaaatgtactaagtatgtggaaaatatgcatatcatgaataAAGGGACATAATTAGCAtgaacatgagatgcatgaccaaaataacttgaaaagcGTGAAGTAAATCATAATGTAGTGAGACAAGGctaatgcatcataaaaagatcATTTAATAGTTTGTAAAGaaacatagtcattttgtgggatatggaccataatcgacaataaaatcttgtgagttataacatggagtctggTGTAACTTTTATGCCAAAAAAGGAGAGGccatttgccaaggtagaatctctatcattaacatcatgagctatctgtggatcaactagctaagtcatttaagacaATCTACGAggcacgtagtttgggactagagaTCGCTACTAGAGACTACCTTACCAAGCCTCCACCTCAAGCCTTCTCGACGCTAAGTAAATCCCAATGGAAtagataaaattaatataattaggAAAGGCAATAATCATATaacaatccacatcataaaataagcaAGAGCAACtcttttaaatcatgatttcataacagaTTTATTCATATTGTAAGAaaacctttctaagcatctaaatcatgatttcattcatattgtgagaaaatcttcCACAATCCATTGATACATGCTTGAAAACATccttgaaacataattcattactttcataaaacATTTGTAAAATCCTTTATAAAGTCCATGATCAAAATTCATAGttcatattaaaaattatagaCATAATGCATGAGTCCATgtgaaatcaattgaaaatcatgtattagagtaaattcatgcataataagatagaataacatcaattgaGTTATAATAGAAAGGACCAatgaagaattgacatgaaactCTCATTGAATTGGTGAAATTGAATTGAGGAATTGAgatcttttgggacccaatggatgaaagaaaaTCCATTAGTGAATTTCCACGGGTAATCAAGGCCCTAAAAGCAAGCTTCATTGTGGAAGAAACCTTGAGATTAATCTTGGCTTGAAACCCTAGCCTTGATttggagaagaaaccttgagaggaAACTTTGATGCCTTGGATGAATTTTTAGAAGGTTAGGAGGGAAAGGGAAGTGTTTGAAGGGTTTGAGTAGTTACAGAACGTCGTAGTTTAGGAGTTAAACGAGTGGGGAAAGTACAAAATACCCCTGATTTAAAACTATCGGAGTGACCTACGGTCTGTAGGTCTTTTGACGATATATATTTTCAAcatatattttcctttttattgcAGAGAGTAAAAAACACGATAAATAGAACACAAGGTAATCAATGTAGTAGATGAACAGTTGTTAGAAACAGTTAAGCACTAGGTCAAATTTGTGTCATACAAAGAAATAGCTATTATGGCAATCATATTGCATAGATCACTACGTATCTGTCGTACAAGCTAGTAACAATTTCCTTTCTTCCAATCTGAATTAATAGACTAATCACCATTCGGATGGGCTTGGCAGTGGATCAATAAAATCGAACATGTCCATGGGGAAGTCATCGATGAAGCTATCTGGGGTAAGGGGGTACTCTATTTCTCTCTTCACAGCAATCTCAGAGCTTCTCTGCTGTCCTGAACATGATGGTGCAAGAGGGGCTTGCACATTTCCTATATCAGAAGCACTGAGCTGCCCAAAATAATCTAAGAAGTCAGTGTCCTCAAGTTTCATGGGTAATTCTTGATGTTCAAGTGGTTGATCAAAGTTTTTTTGGACTGGAATTTGAGGAAAAGGGAGCGGAAACTGCGGCCACATGCAGGCTCTCTTCTCATTGGGAGTGAATTCAAGTGGAAGCAGTTCTTGCTCAAAAGGAAGTGAAGTTGAATTCACTAGCTCTGGCAATGGGACCATGTTGGTTGTGTCAAAGCTATTTGTATAGGATGATGAGCAATACTGGGACACAACCAAAGGTCTTTCCTCTGCGAATGAGTTCAATTTTGGCGCCTGAAAATTCAAACAGAGAATCCAATCAACAAACTGAAAGGAGAGAACAATGGAGATAATTATTTGGTGAAAAGGCATAAACATACAACCTCTGGATGGTTGAAAGAGTAAGAACACTACAATTATAGCTTAAAACAATGTTTCTTTCTATATCATCTTAAGAAGTTTTGACTATGCTATCACAAACTGACTACAAATGCAGAAGCTGAGGGGTACAAGGTCCATAAAGTTTTCACATGTACATTTGATGGGATCTTGACAACACTAGTGTGTGACATTAGTGATCTATAAACAGGAAAAATGTTGTCGAAACTAACGAAAGCAAGACAATTTTGTTCTTCTTTCCTTAACATTCAATGCTCATGTGGGCGAGGGGAACGAGACTTCGAACaccataaattatttattatttataatgattaaaggaaaaaaaaaaagaaaaaagaaaatcaaaagaatTGCAGAAAAAGATCCATTCTTTGGGGATCACAAATTTTGGAATCGAGGACCTTCCTTTTCGGGACATTTTACTAACGTAGAAGGAAAAAGAGGCAGTTTGGATCCAAGGAATGCAGGAATTATGAACATTGCTATCCTAAAACGTAATGACAACGAAAGCAACCTGTTCTTCGACAACATTACCAAATACATACATTCCACCGAGACCAAATTCACATCAATTCTGAAACTAACAGAAAGCAGAACCTTTACTGAAAGAAAAGAGCCCATTTTGAGGAAAAGATGATAAACCAGATAGTATTGTAAGGATGACAAGAAGAGTAAATTACCTCTACTGTGGGAACTTTTGGGAGAAGAGGGACTTCTTTGTTGATATTCTTTTGTGGTTTACTTGGCTGTGGCACTGAGGTCCGCAGAATCTTAGCCAATCTCTTCTGCCGGCTACTCCAAAAATTCTTGACATCATTGTCAGTTCTTCCAGGCATATATGTAGCAATTCTAGCCCATTTGTTCCCAAATTGTGCCTGAAGTTCAATCACAGTCCTCTCCTCTTCTGCTGAAAACTTCACTCCACTTCtcacacaaaagaaaagaaagtgaaCAAAACAGAAGAGGTATCAACTTCTTTTCATCAAGTACATACTAGAACTAagcataataacaaacatatgaTATGCATTGCAAATCATCAATACTATAACAGCAAATCTCAACTTTTGAATTCTCCATCAAATGACAACAACTTAAAGTGAATTTACAACAACAAGGAGAAGGAATCTATCTCAGAAAGAAACAGAGGGAAAACAACAAACAACTCCATGGACATACTTCAACATAGAACAAAATTTACACAGAACACCAGCAAATTGGCGAATTCGAAGAAGGAAAAAGAAGCAGAAACAAAGAAGCCCCTTATTTCCCATTTCCCAACCTCAACAAAAGGAACCCCTCGATGAAAATGCATCAACACAGAACAGAAACTCCACAAACTCTGCAATTTTAACAAACTCAAAAGCAAACCCATAGCAAAAAACTCAATTTGCAAGCAATGCAACAAGAAATCCCCACTTTTCCTCAAACCCAATAAACAAAAGATATCAAATTTACAATTCTAAGAAGGAAAAAACTGTTTCTTCAAGAAACCCACTAACAGTTTATTCCCCCAGTTTCCCAACCCCCAACTAAAAAACCCAAAACAGAGAAATGCAAGAAACAGAGAAACAAGAGTAAAAGTTTACTTTTTCAAGTTGGGTCGAAGTTTATTGACCCAACGAAGACGACAAGACTTTCCAGTACGCTGTAAAAGACCTTTGGATCGAATGGAGCTCCAGTCTCTTGGACCATACTTCTTCACATGCTTAATCAACACTTGATCTTCTTCCTCTTTCCATGGCCCTTTCTTTATCTCACTCATTTTCACTTAACAAAACCAAATCTTTATGATCAGAAGTTAATCAAATTATCTCTGCTTTCGATCTTTTTTCTGCAGATTTAAAGTtcgattcttttttttttttttttggtttatttaATCAGATTGTGGGTAGTGACAGTTAAGGCGGTTGTAGGCACTATCTTCCCACCATTTAGCCCAGTTCCCTATTTTTCTGTCGAATTCAAATGTGGGATAAAgggataaaaagaaaaattaaacgTGGGAGTAAAATTACTATAATGCCCATAATTTGATTGTTGTatacttttattattatatatataaaaaatgtaattattatttcatctatcccaatttatatgagtcacttttctttttatcaatcTCAAATGAAACACGTTTTTATGTTTTGtaacaatttaatttttaataattcatgaataatttatagccacacaaatatatatgacTAATATTAGATCACAAatttcatctttctttttttaaaaaaaaaacttcgtATCAAGTAATATCACGTTACATAAATTAGAACGGAGAGAATACATGAAAGGTGAGAGGTGGGGGAAGAGAAATGAGAGAAAGGATTACAAGGTAGAGTATTTAACTTATTTGCTATGTATATTTCCGTCAGGTCAATATACtgtctaatattttttatatactatAAAAATGTGACATTCTTTTGAGATCGGGTGTCGAGGTCGAATGCCGGGTCCGAGGTCGAAATTGATTCTTGGATCGATTGTTGGGGTCTTGTCCCGATTCGAATGTCGGGGTCATATCCTAGATCAATTATTTGGGTTGGTTTCTGGTCAGAAACTATTTTCCTAGAAAGTATTTTCTATTCTCTAggcaaaaataaaagatattttatgaaaaatatttttattcaccAACCAAatactataaaatattttttgaaaaatatttttcattcaccaataaaatatgagaaaataagttagaaaccaacttattttcgaagaaaaatattttttttcataccaAACATACCCAGACTTTAAGTAAGTAGTTTATGAGAAAATCCAGTCAAACTTCTCTTTATTAGTACTTTCTCTCCTAGTTTTATATTACTTGAtttctatattaaaaataattatactaaTTTACTCgtctaatttatgaaataaagagatTTGGTAACTTGATAATTCCCCACCATTTATGTTTGACTTGACAGTTGTCGCACtcaagaataaataaataaaagataattttagtATCACTCCTAATTATTATAAGTCATCAGACATGTTTAAGACTGTACCCCAAGATTAAATGACGTTTTGATATATTCTaaatatctttagtttaagattaCAAGATTTGAAATTCTTCTTTACTTTAATTTTATCAATTCGTGTCAAGATAAAatcagacaaataaattaaaacaaaaaaagtattttgcTTAACTCAATCTATGTACACAATGCGGCATGGGGCACTAATACTCTATGTCACAtctagtatatatattttttattattgatgTTTCTAAACGATTTACTAAGAATTCTTTAATCCATTCTTGCTAGGTGCACAATTCAACATAATTAACCATCTCACTTTAGTGACAAATATtatggaaaaaataaaaataaatacgcagagaaaaagaaaataatgcaAGAAAAATCTTTTAAACATGAAAAGATagctatattatttttataaataagctagctggtcaatcatttcataacaattaaaatataGAAGATTTTGTTTCATCCTTCGGACAACATATCATACATCTATATctaaagaaaaaacaacaacatttGTGTTTGCACGGCGATGGGTCGCAATTTCCTGAAATacacaaaataaatatgttatatacattaaaaaaaattataaattagatatatattaataataaaaaaataactttaaataaAAGTTTGAAATTTGTAATACCCAACATACTTGTTTTTAATATAAGAGTGCTACGACTAGGGAAGAATGATTCAAATGGCATTGATGATATTGTTGCTTCAGGTACAAGTTCTTGTGTAGCTTGAGTTAATGGTGAATAAAGAACAAACATGATAAAAATCATGTATATCATAGAGTTGCTTGATTTTGCCATCTCAAACAACTACTTGTGATACTTAGAGGTGTTTGTATGTACTTGATAATGGTTCCTTTTATAGTGAAAATAGAAGAGATTTTCAAGTAAGTTGTTACATATAATAATTAGTATGCCTTAAAAAAAGATCCCAATAAGATTACAAAAATTAAATGTAGATACATACACATTGACTTGATTAAGTTTCttgtaaaataaaagaaaaaggtaTAAGTATCCTCCCAATTAAggctgtacaggacaaaccgataaaccgcaccaaaccgataaaccgaaccaaaccggaaaataaacccgactagtggtttggtttgacttggtttggtgtttgaaaaaaaaatccgaccattatagggttggtttggttttaactaaaaaaagtcaaaccgaacccaaaccgacccgattatagatatactacttttaaattatgttatacataaaaatatttattaaaatgtaatttataaatattttttaaaattttttcattatttttgttttctttcttacatttagatttagacttgagtagcccatctaaataatatacaaaaaaaaaaacttatcttataaaattatattataaagttaaaacttcaaaaagtgttgtgcctccatcttatatgttgatattttgtactagaactctttttaagaagcactgctctgtgctttttattagatactacgagaaacccgaaaaacccgaaaaacccgaaaaaacccgagaaaaattgatatcgaaaaacccgacttttattggtttggtttggtttatagatttaataacccgacacaaatggtttggtttggtttgtaaaaaatccgaaccaacccggtctatgtacacccctactcCCAATTATATCCAAAATTTCAGAAATATTTAACTAGGGTCTTATTATTGttgaaactattttaaaatgaagtaaatatattttaaatagtgAAGTGGCATAGAGTTGAGTGTGCAATTCTCTTAAAGACAAGTGAACAATGAAAAAATTGGACACATGTTCTCTTTAAATTGGTCATTTTAAATTAGCTAGTACACCTAATTATTgacatttaaaattatatatatatatattcacttttgtacaatatttattttcctCCTtcactttaattattttttttcttttctctttgattaatttttatcttttcactttttattattttaaaaaaattatgtatatttttttttgaaaaaatactaataatttttaaaaaaaagtgtcctttgattttgaattttttttatattttatttgattttcttcacTAATTTTAATATCCATCCTAAATTAACTTATTCTGAATACAAGATATTtagaattaaaatttgaaatcaaatcaaaaggaaaggcaaagaaaaaaataataaataaaaatgaaaaaaaaagaaatttaaatataacgcaattttttttaaaaaaatttacgTGTATTAACTTAGtttaaatacaagataaagaaaataagaaaaaaaaataataaacatttaCACATATGATGACGTGTGTTATACAATGCAAACAATTTACTTGGATGAAGGTGCCACATAAAAGGTGTacgaaaatatagtaaaaatagTTCGAGGGAGGGTAATAGTACTCAGTTAAGTTGAGGTGTGTCGCTAGAATTTCGGCTATAATTCAGAGGGATAATTATACCTTTTTCCTGAAATAAAATATTGAAGGTCGAATACAATACAGAGCCACATATACTTGAGGGGTATCTCTTcgaaaaattacacaatatagatatatatatatatattttaacattCTTTCGCTGGATTAAGACGACTTAGCTACTTGTATGAAAGCGGAAACAGAAGAGGAAGGTTATTCAAGCAAGAAAGGGTCGATGTAATTGAGCTACGGAACAGCAGCTTGACCTGCGGAGGACTGATTCACAGAGG
This window encodes:
- the LOC129884790 gene encoding transcription factor DUO1 produces the protein MSEIKKGPWKEEEDQVLIKHVKKYGPRDWSSIRSKGLLQRTGKSCRLRWVNKLRPNLKNGVKFSAEEERTVIELQAQFGNKWARIATYMPGRTDNDVKNFWSSRQKRLAKILRTSVPQPSKPQKNINKEVPLLPKVPTVEAPKLNSFAEERPLVVSQYCSSSYTNSFDTTNMVPLPELVNSTSLPFEQELLPLEFTPNEKRACMWPQFPLPFPQIPVQKNFDQPLEHQELPMKLEDTDFLDYFGQLSASDIGNVQAPLAPSCSGQQRSSEIAVKREIEYPLTPDSFIDDFPMDMFDFIDPLPSPSEW